In Bacteroidota bacterium, a single window of DNA contains:
- the greA gene encoding transcription elongation factor GreA: protein MANISYITEEGLKKLKEDLDHLTRVERPNISKQIAEARDKGDLSENAEYDAAKEAQGMLEMKISKLQNSMSGLRIIDESTIDTSKVQIFSKVNIQNKKNNSLMEYTIVSESEANIKEKKISVSTPIAKALLGHKVGDCIDIKVPSGIIQMEIVNISK, encoded by the coding sequence ATGGCGAATATTTCGTATATTACAGAAGAAGGTTTAAAGAAGCTGAAAGAAGATTTAGACCATTTGACAAGGGTAGAACGACCAAATATATCAAAGCAAATTGCTGAAGCCCGCGATAAGGGAGACCTTTCGGAGAATGCAGAATACGATGCTGCAAAAGAAGCTCAGGGAATGTTGGAAATGAAAATTTCTAAACTTCAAAATTCTATGAGTGGACTAAGAATTATTGATGAATCGACGATAGATACCTCGAAAGTTCAAATTTTCAGTAAAGTCAATATTCAAAATAAAAAGAATAATTCTCTTATGGAATACACTATTGTCTCGGAAAGCGAAGCAAATATCAAAGAGAAAAAAATTTCGGTTTCAACTCCAATTGCAAAAGCTCTTTTAGGACACAAAGTTGGAGATTGCATCGACATTAAAGTTCCTTCCGGAATTATTCAAATGGAAATTGTAAATATCTCAAAATAA